From a region of the Cryptosporangium minutisporangium genome:
- a CDS encoding conjugal transfer protein TrbL family protein: MADWITGTIYPVLLAAVVGALNTLWGLLSATVFVSPDVTELPQVAALAGTCLDVVNACYVLAFLWTALQIMGRDTLQSRVGPGELVPRLIIGLIAANFSGPICSTAIQVANALTASLTSQSITSPKSMQQLRDLTLASLDTKKPVSDTGILLLVIGLLIAILVGVLVVQWIVRLGVLVVAVGIAPIALALHGTPQTEGAAKLWWRTLLGALGTVVLQAVALHTTLTIFLNPDANLPMLGLPGEPGAVMNLLTVVCLLWAVIKIPALIRRYVTQPKPSGLATVARIVLVQQLTRSLRRIPGARRTSGGGGTRIQITTWPTRPGRSAPARPLPRPAGGGPSRVGVAYPTGRPVRPYTREELARGVDVYTRSLKSRRTTTRRQP, from the coding sequence GTGGCCGACTGGATCACCGGCACCATCTATCCGGTGCTGCTCGCAGCGGTCGTCGGCGCGCTGAACACGCTGTGGGGCCTGTTGTCGGCCACGGTGTTCGTCAGCCCGGATGTCACCGAGCTGCCCCAGGTCGCCGCCTTGGCCGGCACCTGTCTGGACGTGGTGAACGCCTGCTACGTACTGGCGTTTCTGTGGACAGCGCTGCAGATCATGGGACGCGACACCCTGCAATCCCGCGTCGGGCCGGGTGAGCTGGTCCCGCGGCTGATCATCGGGCTGATCGCGGCGAACTTCTCCGGACCGATCTGCTCGACGGCGATTCAGGTAGCCAACGCGCTGACCGCCTCGTTGACGAGCCAGAGCATCACCTCACCCAAGTCCATGCAGCAGCTGCGTGACCTGACGCTGGCGTCCTTGGATACCAAGAAGCCGGTCAGCGACACCGGGATCCTGCTGTTGGTGATCGGCCTGCTGATCGCGATCCTCGTCGGCGTGCTTGTCGTGCAGTGGATCGTTCGGCTCGGAGTGCTGGTCGTCGCCGTTGGAATCGCGCCGATTGCGCTCGCGCTACACGGCACACCGCAGACCGAGGGCGCAGCGAAGCTGTGGTGGCGGACTCTGCTCGGCGCACTCGGCACCGTCGTCCTGCAGGCCGTCGCGCTCCACACCACGCTGACGATCTTCCTCAACCCGGACGCGAACCTGCCCATGCTCGGCCTGCCCGGTGAACCCGGCGCGGTGATGAACCTGCTCACCGTGGTGTGCCTGCTGTGGGCGGTCATCAAGATCCCCGCGCTGATTCGCCGCTACGTGACCCAGCCCAAACCGTCCGGGCTCGCCACGGTCGCGCGGATCGTCCTCGTTCAGCAGCTGACCCGCTCCCTGCGCCGCATCCCCGGCGCCCGCCGGACCTCCGGTGGCGGTGGCACCCGGATCCAGATCACCACCTGGCCGACGCGCCCCGGACGCAGCGCCCCCGCCCGACCGCTGCCCCGTCCCGCCGGCGGGGGCCCCAGCCGGGTCGGTGTCGCCTACCCCACCGGCCGCCCTGTTCGCCCCTACACACGCGAGGAACTCGCCCGCGGCGTCGACGTTTACACCCGCTCGTTGAAGAGCCGCCGCACAACCACCAGGAGGCAACCGTGA
- a CDS encoding pilin yields the protein MNRRTIQRIATHTGTTLAAVLLTIALGAAPAFAEPPIATELQTATELRTAADPQILAVYSLPQIITNITTWVVGILAGVATLFLTIGGLRYLAAGGDPTEVEKAKSAFKSALIGYALAILAPVLLGIVRGWIGG from the coding sequence ATGAACCGCCGCACCATCCAGCGCATCGCCACACACACCGGCACAACGCTGGCCGCCGTCCTCCTGACAATCGCGCTGGGAGCGGCCCCAGCGTTCGCCGAGCCACCGATCGCCACCGAACTGCAGACCGCCACCGAACTGCGGACCGCCGCGGACCCGCAGATCCTCGCCGTCTACAGCCTGCCGCAGATCATCACCAACATCACTACCTGGGTCGTCGGGATCCTCGCCGGCGTCGCCACGCTCTTCCTGACCATCGGGGGCCTGCGGTACCTGGCCGCCGGCGGCGACCCCACCGAGGTGGAGAAGGCCAAGTCCGCGTTCAAGTCCGCGTTGATCGGCTACGCCCTGGCGATCCTGGCGCCGGTCTTGCTCGGGATCGTCCGCGGGTGGATCGGGGGCTGA
- a CDS encoding IS3 family transposase: MIGLAAGLAVGASGPRRPPEDRSSSGQPAALGTRLRKAGLLGSMGSIGDCFDNALAESFFGSMQLELLDRRPWPTRQELANAIFEWIEAWHNPRPRHSALGNLSPIDYERTHTLTAAAA; the protein is encoded by the coding sequence GTGATCGGACTAGCGGCGGGCCTCGCAGTGGGAGCCAGCGGCCCCCGGCGCCCTCCCGAGGACAGATCCAGTTCGGGCCAGCCAGCCGCCCTCGGCACCCGGCTGCGCAAAGCCGGGCTGCTCGGGTCGATGGGCAGCATCGGCGACTGCTTCGACAACGCACTGGCCGAGTCGTTCTTCGGCTCCATGCAGCTCGAGCTGCTCGACCGGCGGCCCTGGCCGACCCGCCAGGAGCTGGCCAACGCGATCTTCGAGTGGATCGAAGCCTGGCACAACCCCCGCCCCCGGCACTCCGCCCTAGGAAACCTGTCCCCGATCGACTACGAAAGAACCCACACCCTCACCGCAGCCGCGGCCTGA
- a CDS encoding NADP-dependent oxidoreductase encodes MRAYLLPAEGAQPELTQAPPPEPAPDEVLVRVHTSSVTPHDAIVASGAAARYMTYRFPVVLGSDLAGTVEAVGAEVSDLSPGDRVFGLVRELVAARGSFAELVSVPREWVCRTPETVDDTSAGALGLAALTALRCVDAIEAGAGDVVLVNGATGGVGSYAIQLLAARGAAVVATARPGEEARHVRELGAVDVVDWTGGDLAERVRTLHPDGVTAIIDLVNRDPANLADLADPVLAPAGRVASTGHAADPDRSGSTNIRAGVDQDALRTIAELAGDGRLRAPITRTFDLADLDRAFAALGGGAVGKIAIRI; translated from the coding sequence ATGCGCGCCTACCTGCTGCCTGCCGAGGGCGCTCAGCCAGAACTCACCCAGGCGCCCCCTCCGGAGCCGGCGCCCGACGAGGTGCTGGTGCGGGTGCACACGTCCTCGGTGACCCCGCACGACGCGATTGTCGCGAGCGGCGCTGCCGCCAGGTACATGACCTACCGCTTCCCGGTGGTGCTGGGCAGCGACCTGGCCGGCACCGTCGAAGCCGTCGGCGCGGAGGTCTCTGACCTCTCCCCCGGCGACCGGGTCTTCGGACTGGTCCGCGAGCTCGTCGCCGCCCGCGGCTCCTTCGCCGAGTTGGTCTCCGTGCCGCGGGAATGGGTGTGCCGGACCCCGGAGACCGTGGACGACACCTCGGCCGGCGCGCTCGGCCTGGCCGCGCTCACCGCGCTGCGTTGTGTCGACGCGATCGAAGCCGGCGCGGGTGACGTCGTCCTGGTCAACGGAGCCACCGGCGGCGTAGGCAGCTATGCCATCCAGTTGCTGGCGGCCCGCGGGGCAGCGGTGGTGGCCACCGCCCGCCCGGGGGAAGAGGCACGTCACGTGCGCGAGCTGGGCGCGGTCGACGTCGTCGACTGGACCGGTGGTGATCTCGCCGAGCGAGTTCGCACACTGCATCCGGATGGGGTAACCGCGATCATCGACCTCGTGAACCGCGACCCTGCCAACCTCGCCGACCTTGCGGACCCCGTGCTCGCTCCCGCCGGTCGGGTCGCCTCTACCGGGCATGCGGCTGACCCGGATCGCTCAGGGTCGACCAACATTCGAGCCGGCGTCGACCAAGACGCGCTGCGCACGATCGCCGAGCTGGCCGGTGACGGACGTCTGCGAGCGCCCATCACCCGCACGTTCGACCTTGCCGATCTCGATCGCGCCTTCGCTGCGTTGGGCGGCGGAGCGGTCGGGAAGATCGCCATCCGTATCTGA
- a CDS encoding FAD-dependent monooxygenase, whose product MAAVRKVLIQGAGIGGLTLAAALGQRGVQVDVAEAVGSDAVLGVGLNQPANVLAALDEIGVREACLNIGFPFEELVLWNPLGEQVAAIPPPDGVYAKPSNNAIGRPAYNQILREAADKAGARIRTGVTIWEMHEDADGVEVELATWTGKRTPPIRDAGAGSNRYDLVVGFDGVRSKIREHLFGDKYAPAFTGSANWRVTLPRPDYLKHIVVAFAAGVKVVLTPTSQDDMYFGLVTPEPGKPRHAPEDFLDLFRERTRPFSGRLGELRDSITPDHTIVYTPLEYLTVREPWFRGRIAIAGDAAHTSPPHMSQGAAMAVEDAVTLAAALDQHDGLPDALDAWYRRRRDRALFVADASLALLKQENGDELTAADHELLRQVVPNAQARLFTEAY is encoded by the coding sequence ATGGCCGCGGTTCGCAAGGTTCTGATCCAGGGCGCCGGTATCGGCGGCCTGACGCTGGCGGCGGCGCTCGGCCAGCGCGGTGTCCAGGTGGACGTCGCGGAGGCTGTCGGCTCCGACGCCGTGCTCGGCGTCGGGCTCAACCAGCCGGCCAACGTGCTCGCGGCCCTCGATGAGATCGGCGTACGCGAGGCCTGCCTCAACATCGGTTTCCCTTTCGAAGAGCTGGTGCTGTGGAACCCGCTCGGCGAACAGGTGGCCGCGATCCCACCGCCGGACGGCGTCTACGCCAAGCCCTCGAACAACGCCATCGGACGACCGGCGTACAACCAGATTCTGCGCGAGGCCGCGGACAAGGCGGGCGCGCGCATCCGCACCGGCGTCACGATCTGGGAGATGCACGAGGACGCCGACGGGGTGGAGGTCGAGCTGGCCACCTGGACCGGAAAGCGCACCCCGCCGATCCGTGATGCCGGTGCTGGGAGCAACCGCTACGACCTAGTCGTGGGCTTCGACGGTGTCCGATCGAAGATCCGCGAGCACCTGTTCGGCGACAAATACGCGCCGGCCTTCACCGGCTCGGCGAACTGGCGGGTCACCCTCCCACGACCGGACTATCTCAAGCACATCGTCGTGGCGTTCGCTGCGGGCGTGAAGGTTGTGCTCACGCCCACCAGCCAAGACGACATGTACTTCGGCCTCGTCACACCCGAGCCGGGTAAGCCACGCCACGCGCCGGAGGATTTTCTCGATCTGTTCCGCGAGCGCACCCGGCCGTTCTCGGGCCGCCTCGGTGAGCTCCGCGACAGCATCACCCCCGACCACACCATCGTGTACACGCCGCTGGAGTACCTGACCGTCCGCGAACCCTGGTTCCGGGGCCGGATCGCTATCGCCGGGGACGCGGCGCACACCAGCCCTCCGCACATGTCCCAGGGCGCGGCGATGGCGGTGGAGGACGCGGTCACCCTCGCCGCGGCCCTGGACCAGCACGACGGCCTACCCGACGCGCTGGACGCCTGGTATCGACGGCGGCGCGACCGTGCGCTGTTCGTCGCCGACGCCTCCCTGGCCCTGCTCAAGCAGGAGAACGGCGACGAACTGACCGCGGCGGATCACGAACTGCTGAGGCAAGTCGTACCGAATGCACAGGCACGGCTGTTCACCGAGGCCTACTGA
- a CDS encoding aminomethyl transferase family protein: MPDFDWMGDTGGLTPTDTVQDGLDKAGGPMQLLWKPNVPPIQVPRVPAEFVGWAQEQLAWEEGVALLEVSHHMTDLFIEGPDAVRLLSAVSANNYQKFAVGQAKQLITVSEEGWLIQDAILTRTAADRFIVTGIGTAHNWIAFHAQRDTYDVDLTWDYSSDIRQGDPVLFRLQIQGPKAGPLIHKLFKDTLDDVKFFHYGTVSLDGREFYALRHGMTGQPGFEFFGPWEHHDFVRDALLDAGEELGIVQVGGRAYYTAGVDSGWLATPVPAIYTSAGMDEFRRHTSVFSYEGMAALRGSFYSPNIEDYYVNPYELGYGRSISFDHEFIGREALRTQKDAVRRTKVTLVWSREDLDRVFGADRGLVHSYTKDRVEIGSDLVGISEYAASSARDGLVHSIARVDTQHAAPGTEVTIVWGEHPGPMGVADPGAFQRIRAVVQPAPYNEYARTGYRDK; this comes from the coding sequence GTGCCCGATTTCGACTGGATGGGTGACACGGGTGGGCTGACACCCACCGACACCGTTCAGGACGGCCTGGACAAGGCAGGCGGCCCGATGCAGCTGCTGTGGAAGCCCAACGTCCCCCCGATCCAGGTGCCCCGGGTGCCGGCCGAGTTCGTCGGCTGGGCGCAGGAGCAGCTCGCGTGGGAAGAGGGCGTCGCGCTGCTCGAGGTATCGCATCACATGACCGACCTGTTCATCGAGGGACCGGACGCGGTGCGCCTGTTGTCCGCGGTGAGCGCGAACAACTATCAGAAGTTCGCGGTGGGGCAGGCCAAGCAGCTGATTACCGTGTCCGAGGAGGGTTGGCTGATCCAGGATGCGATCCTCACCCGCACGGCGGCAGACCGGTTCATCGTCACCGGCATCGGCACTGCCCACAACTGGATCGCTTTCCACGCCCAGCGCGACACGTACGACGTCGACCTGACCTGGGACTATTCCTCGGACATCCGCCAGGGAGACCCGGTCCTCTTCCGCTTGCAGATCCAGGGTCCGAAGGCGGGACCACTCATCCACAAGCTGTTCAAGGACACGCTCGACGACGTCAAGTTCTTCCACTACGGCACGGTGTCGCTGGACGGGCGTGAGTTCTACGCTTTGCGCCACGGCATGACCGGGCAGCCGGGCTTCGAGTTCTTCGGCCCGTGGGAGCATCACGACTTCGTTCGGGATGCCCTCCTCGACGCCGGGGAAGAGCTGGGCATCGTTCAGGTGGGCGGGCGGGCCTACTACACGGCGGGCGTCGACAGTGGCTGGCTGGCCACCCCGGTACCCGCCATCTACACCTCGGCGGGGATGGACGAGTTCCGCCGGCACACCAGTGTCTTCTCCTATGAGGGAATGGCCGCGCTACGCGGCAGCTTCTACTCGCCCAACATCGAGGACTACTACGTCAACCCGTACGAGCTGGGATACGGACGATCCATCTCCTTCGACCACGAATTCATCGGTCGCGAGGCGCTCCGGACGCAGAAGGACGCCGTCCGCCGAACCAAGGTCACGCTGGTCTGGAGCCGGGAGGACCTCGACCGGGTTTTCGGCGCCGACCGCGGACTGGTTCACAGCTACACCAAGGACCGCGTGGAGATCGGTTCCGACCTGGTCGGCATCTCGGAGTACGCGGCGTCGAGCGCGCGTGACGGGCTGGTGCACTCGATCGCCCGTGTCGACACGCAGCACGCCGCCCCGGGAACCGAGGTCACGATCGTCTGGGGCGAACACCCCGGCCCGATGGGAGTAGCCGACCCCGGAGCCTTCCAACGGATCCGGGCGGTGGTCCAGCCCGCTCCGTACAACGAGTACGCACGGACGGGTTACCGCGACAAGTAA
- the purU gene encoding formyltetrahydrofolate deformylase yields the protein MTTLTATSTTSTTASAAPSILPSAKVRGAHYADRGRLLIQCADQPGIVSAISSFLTEHGANILTLDQFSTAEENGKFFQRTEFHLPGLPAVLGELERSFAAEVAERFDMTFTLTESTKVKRVAIMVSKTDHCVLDLLWRNRRGELDMNVAMIVSNHADLAEEIRPFGVPFFHVPASRDNRAEAEARILDLLRGNVDLVVLARYMQILTPNFLASVGVPLINIHHSFLPAFIGAGPYQKAKERGVKLIGATAHYVTADLDEGPIIEQDVVRVDHRHATADLVQLGADVERAVLSRAVRWHLEDRVARHGNTTIVFGSIGS from the coding sequence ATGACCACGCTGACCGCCACATCCACGACCAGCACAACGGCGAGCGCCGCACCGTCGATCCTGCCCAGCGCCAAGGTGCGAGGCGCCCACTACGCTGACCGCGGCCGCCTGCTCATCCAGTGTGCCGACCAGCCGGGGATCGTGTCGGCGATCAGCAGCTTCCTGACCGAGCACGGAGCGAACATCCTCACCCTCGACCAATTCTCCACTGCCGAGGAGAACGGAAAGTTCTTCCAGCGGACGGAGTTCCATCTGCCCGGCCTGCCCGCCGTGCTCGGGGAGTTGGAACGCTCCTTCGCCGCCGAGGTCGCCGAGCGGTTCGACATGACGTTCACCCTGACCGAGTCCACCAAGGTCAAGCGGGTGGCGATCATGGTCTCCAAGACCGATCACTGCGTCCTGGACCTGCTGTGGCGCAACCGCCGTGGCGAGCTGGACATGAACGTGGCCATGATCGTCTCCAACCATGCCGACCTGGCCGAGGAGATCCGCCCGTTCGGCGTACCGTTCTTCCACGTGCCCGCCAGCCGCGACAATCGGGCAGAGGCAGAGGCGCGGATCTTGGACCTGCTGCGGGGCAACGTCGACCTGGTCGTGCTCGCTCGGTACATGCAGATCCTCACGCCGAACTTCTTGGCGAGCGTGGGTGTGCCGCTCATCAACATCCACCACTCGTTCCTGCCCGCGTTCATCGGCGCCGGGCCCTACCAGAAGGCCAAAGAGCGGGGCGTCAAACTTATCGGCGCCACCGCCCACTACGTCACCGCCGACCTCGACGAGGGGCCGATCATCGAGCAGGACGTCGTGCGCGTCGACCACCGGCACGCAACGGCCGATCTCGTCCAGCTGGGCGCCGACGTAGAGCGTGCGGTGCTCTCCCGGGCAGTGCGCTGGCATCTCGAAGACCGGGTCGCCCGCCACGGCAATACCACCATCGTCTTCGGCTCGATCGGCTCCTGA
- a CDS encoding methylenetetrahydrofolate reductase, whose protein sequence is MDRTIADRGPAARASLRRAFETLGFEVIPFKRTEEAVLAHVPKHVPLTVTASPAKGQDASVDLAVSLAGHGYAVAPHLSAQQVRDRAHLADVVARCRQSGITHVFVIGGDRTDTPTEFSDALSLLRALHELDHGFTDIGIGGHPEGHPAVSEEVLFQALAEKAPMATHITTQIVFDPRVILSWARELKRRGIDLPVYVGAPGAVSRQKLLRLSGGLGIGESAKFLKKQQTLFWRFFVPGGYNPDKIVKGLAPHIGKSDNAIAGFHIFTFNDLEPTEVWRQRTLRSLA, encoded by the coding sequence GTGGATCGCACGATCGCCGACCGGGGACCGGCGGCCCGCGCTTCGCTGCGCCGGGCCTTCGAGACACTTGGGTTCGAGGTCATCCCCTTCAAGAGGACCGAAGAGGCCGTGCTCGCGCACGTGCCCAAACACGTCCCACTGACGGTGACCGCCTCCCCCGCCAAGGGCCAGGACGCGTCCGTTGACTTAGCGGTCAGCCTCGCCGGACATGGGTACGCGGTCGCTCCGCACCTGTCCGCGCAGCAGGTGCGCGACCGGGCGCACCTGGCCGATGTCGTCGCCCGCTGCCGGCAATCCGGCATCACCCACGTGTTCGTGATCGGCGGTGACCGCACCGACACCCCAACCGAATTCAGCGATGCGCTCTCGCTCCTGCGCGCCCTGCACGAACTGGACCACGGCTTCACCGACATCGGTATTGGTGGACATCCGGAGGGACATCCGGCGGTCAGCGAGGAAGTGCTGTTCCAGGCACTCGCGGAGAAAGCCCCGATGGCGACACACATCACCACCCAGATCGTGTTCGACCCGCGAGTGATCTTGTCCTGGGCACGTGAGCTCAAGCGGCGCGGCATCGACCTCCCCGTGTACGTGGGTGCGCCGGGAGCAGTCAGCAGGCAGAAGTTGCTGCGTCTCTCCGGCGGACTCGGCATCGGCGAATCGGCGAAGTTCCTGAAGAAGCAGCAAACCCTCTTCTGGCGCTTCTTCGTACCAGGTGGTTACAACCCGGACAAAATTGTCAAGGGCCTAGCGCCCCACATCGGCAAATCCGACAACGCCATCGCCGGCTTCCACATATTCACCTTCAACGACTTGGAGCCGACCGAGGTCTGGCGCCAGCGCACCTTGCGAAGCCTTGCCTGA
- a CDS encoding SDR family oxidoreductase, with protein MFENQVALVTGAASGIGKALAERLAARGARVAVVDLRLDAAQAVAEAIGGGARGYACDVANHARMQELAAQVRTDLGDPTLVFANAGVATGGTIVDTDPKEFRWMFDVNVGGVFNTIQAFVPGQVAAAEAGERAHFVITGSENSVGVPPTGATSIYTATKHALLGLADTLRRDVKQSGVGVTLFCPSVVNTRLWDSASHRQDVYGGSAQLPAEVGEQIAQAMEVAGLPPELTAQLTLEGVERGDFLVITDARIRAFAEPRLDEIRAALDLVDERLAELGVTTPPIIGA; from the coding sequence ATGTTCGAGAACCAGGTCGCCCTCGTCACCGGTGCTGCCAGCGGGATCGGCAAGGCATTGGCGGAGCGGCTGGCTGCCCGCGGTGCGCGGGTAGCAGTCGTGGATCTGCGTCTGGATGCCGCGCAGGCGGTTGCCGAGGCGATCGGCGGGGGCGCGCGGGGCTACGCGTGTGACGTCGCGAACCACGCCCGGATGCAGGAGCTCGCCGCCCAGGTACGAACCGACCTCGGCGATCCCACGCTCGTTTTCGCCAACGCCGGCGTCGCGACCGGCGGGACGATCGTGGACACCGACCCCAAAGAGTTCCGCTGGATGTTCGACGTGAACGTAGGCGGCGTGTTCAACACGATCCAGGCCTTCGTACCGGGTCAGGTGGCGGCGGCGGAGGCGGGCGAGCGCGCCCACTTCGTGATCACCGGGTCGGAGAACTCGGTGGGTGTCCCTCCGACGGGAGCGACGAGCATCTACACCGCCACCAAGCACGCGCTGCTCGGCCTGGCCGACACGTTGCGTCGTGACGTGAAGCAGAGCGGTGTGGGGGTGACGCTGTTCTGCCCAAGCGTCGTGAACACCCGGCTCTGGGACTCTGCCAGTCACCGCCAGGACGTCTACGGCGGGAGCGCCCAGCTGCCGGCGGAGGTCGGGGAGCAGATCGCGCAGGCGATGGAGGTGGCCGGGCTCCCGCCCGAGCTGACCGCGCAGCTGACGCTGGAGGGCGTCGAGCGTGGGGACTTCCTGGTGATCACCGACGCACGCATTCGCGCGTTCGCCGAGCCGCGCCTCGACGAGATCCGTGCGGCGCTGGACCTGGTCGACGAACGTCTGGCCGAGCTCGGAGTCACCACCCCGCCGATCATCGGCGCGTAG
- the pafA gene encoding Pup--protein ligase — protein sequence MERRILGLETEYGVTCTYRGQRRLSPDEVARYLFRRVVSWGRSSNVFLRNGSRLYLDVGSHPEYATAECDSLVDLVTHDRAGERILEGLAVDAEKRLRDEGIPGDIFLFKNNTDSAGNSYGCHENYSVSRHGEFARLAEVMIPFLVSRQLICGAGKVLHTPRGAVFCLSQRAEHIWEGVSSATTRSRPIINTRDEPHADAERFRRLHVIVGDSNMNEVTTLLKVGSADLVLRMIESGVTTKDLTLENPIRAIREISHDITGRRKVRMSDGRELSALDIQHEYLAKATEFVERNGADQTAKRIIELWGRVLSAVESGDLGSVSREIDWASKYTLIERYQAKHDLPLSHPRIAQLDLAYHDIRRGRGLHTLLEKRKQVDRVTTDLKVFEAKERPPQTTRARLRGEFIRRAQEKRRDFTVDWVHLKLNDQAQRTVLCKDPFRAYDERVDRLIETM from the coding sequence ATGGAGCGGCGCATTCTCGGTCTCGAGACCGAGTACGGAGTCACGTGCACCTACCGAGGCCAGCGGCGTCTCTCGCCGGACGAGGTCGCGCGCTACCTGTTCCGCCGGGTGGTGTCCTGGGGACGCAGCAGCAACGTCTTCCTCCGCAACGGATCCCGCCTCTACCTCGACGTCGGCTCCCACCCCGAGTACGCGACAGCCGAGTGCGATTCCCTCGTCGACCTCGTCACCCATGACCGTGCGGGCGAGCGCATCCTCGAAGGCTTGGCCGTCGACGCCGAGAAGCGCCTTCGCGACGAGGGCATCCCGGGTGACATCTTCCTGTTCAAGAACAACACCGATTCGGCGGGCAACTCCTACGGCTGCCACGAGAACTACTCGGTGTCGCGGCACGGTGAGTTCGCGCGGCTCGCCGAGGTGATGATTCCGTTCTTGGTGTCCCGACAGCTGATCTGCGGGGCCGGCAAGGTACTGCATACGCCGCGCGGGGCTGTGTTCTGCCTCTCGCAGCGCGCCGAGCACATCTGGGAAGGCGTCTCGAGTGCTACGACGCGCAGCCGCCCGATCATCAACACCCGCGACGAGCCGCACGCCGACGCCGAGCGCTTCCGGCGTCTGCACGTGATCGTCGGGGACTCGAACATGAACGAGGTCACCACGCTGCTCAAGGTCGGAAGCGCCGACCTCGTGCTGCGGATGATCGAGTCGGGTGTCACCACTAAGGACTTGACGCTGGAGAACCCAATCCGCGCTATCCGCGAGATCAGCCACGACATCACCGGACGACGCAAGGTCCGAATGTCCGACGGCCGGGAGCTCAGCGCACTCGATATCCAACACGAGTACCTCGCCAAGGCGACCGAATTCGTCGAGCGCAACGGGGCCGACCAGACCGCCAAACGGATCATCGAGCTCTGGGGCCGTGTGCTCAGCGCGGTCGAGAGCGGCGACCTCGGTTCGGTGTCCCGCGAGATCGACTGGGCGTCGAAGTACACGCTGATCGAGCGTTACCAGGCCAAGCACGACCTACCGCTGTCGCACCCGCGGATCGCTCAGCTCGACCTCGCCTATCACGACATCCGGCGCGGCCGCGGTCTGCACACGCTGCTGGAGAAGCGCAAGCAAGTCGATCGCGTCACCACCGACCTGAAGGTGTTCGAGGCCAAGGAGCGGCCGCCGCAGACCACCCGGGCGCGGCTACGTGGCGAGTTCATCCGGCGTGCACAGGAGAAGCGTCGGGACTTCACCGTCGACTGGGTGCACCTGAAACTCAACGACCAGGCTCAGCGCACGGTGCTCTGCAAAGACCCGTTCCGGGCCTACGACGAGCGGGTGGACCGCCTCATCGAGACCATGTGA
- a CDS encoding mycofactocin-coupled SDR family oxidoreductase has protein sequence MAGRVQGKVAFVTGAARGQGRSHALRLAAEGADIIAIDICEDIETNHYPLATTADLEETARLVEKLDRRVVTVKADVRERSQVFDAVRRGVAELGRLDIVVANAGICPLGGDVPPRGFLDAISVDLVGVINAVEAAFPHLTAGASIICTGSVAGLAPGGTDNPANGPGGAGYSHAKRGVARFVHDAALQFAPHSIRVNAVHPTNVDTDMLQSAPMYKIFRPDLEDPTREDAELAFPAMQPMPIPYVEPGDISNAVLFLASDESRYVTGLQLKVDAGALLAGTNSGAPA, from the coding sequence ATGGCAGGACGAGTACAGGGCAAGGTCGCCTTCGTCACCGGGGCGGCGCGCGGGCAGGGCCGCAGTCACGCCCTTCGCCTGGCCGCAGAAGGCGCGGACATCATCGCCATCGATATCTGCGAGGACATCGAGACGAACCACTACCCGCTGGCCACCACGGCGGATCTGGAGGAGACCGCCCGGCTGGTCGAGAAACTCGACCGCCGCGTGGTCACCGTCAAGGCCGACGTACGCGAACGATCCCAGGTCTTCGACGCCGTCCGCCGCGGCGTCGCCGAGCTCGGGCGCCTCGACATCGTCGTCGCCAACGCCGGCATCTGCCCGCTGGGCGGCGACGTTCCGCCGCGGGGCTTCCTCGACGCGATCAGCGTCGACCTGGTCGGCGTCATCAACGCGGTGGAGGCGGCATTCCCGCACCTGACCGCCGGCGCGTCGATCATCTGCACAGGCTCGGTCGCGGGTCTCGCGCCAGGTGGGACCGACAACCCGGCGAACGGTCCCGGCGGCGCCGGTTACTCCCACGCGAAGCGTGGGGTCGCTCGCTTTGTGCACGACGCTGCCCTGCAGTTCGCGCCACACTCGATCCGCGTCAACGCGGTCCACCCCACGAACGTGGACACCGACATGCTGCAGAGCGCGCCGATGTACAAGATCTTCCGCCCCGACCTGGAAGACCCTACCCGTGAGGACGCCGAGCTGGCGTTCCCTGCGATGCAGCCGATGCCGATTCCCTATGTCGAGCCCGGCGACATCAGCAACGCGGTGCTCTTCCTGGCCTCCGATGAGTCGCGGTACGTAACCGGACTTCAGTTGAAGGTCGACGCCGGCGCGCTGCTCGCCGGAACAAACTCCGGCGCCCCGGCCTGA